The following are from one region of the Populus trichocarpa isolate Nisqually-1 chromosome 8, P.trichocarpa_v4.1, whole genome shotgun sequence genome:
- the LOC7457802 gene encoding nuclear pore complex protein NUP155, whose amino-acid sequence MSWEEEVVIRDVTNAGIVVSDRIGREVAAQIDLEEALEASRYASHPYSTHPREWPPLIEVEDTQELPPVLVERYNAAGGEATALCGIFPEVRRAWASVDNSLFLWRFDKWDGQCPEYSEEQAICAVGLAKSKPGVFVEAIQYLLVLSTPVELVLVGVCCSGSGDGADPYAEVSLQPLPEYTVPSDGVTMTCIVCTDRGRIFLSGRDGHIYELHYTTGSGWHKRCRKVCLTAGLGSVISRWVVPNVFKFGAVDPIVEMVVDNERQILYARTEEMKLQVYLLESNGDGPLKKVAEERNLFSQRDAHYGGRPSAGPRVPSRSAKPSIACISPLSTLESKWLHLVAVLSDGRRMYISTSPSSGNNGAVGGLGGFGTNHQKPNCLKVVTTRPSPPLGVSGGLAFGAISLANRTPNEDLTLKVETASYSAGTLVLSDSSPPTTSSLVIVSKDSSSQTSVSGSLGTSSRGSRALRETVSSVPVEGRMLFVADVLPLPDTAAMLQSLYSELDCFGFQSACEPCEKASIKLWARGDLAMQHVLPRRRVIIFSTMGMIEVVFNRPVDILRRLFESNSPRSILEDFFNRFGSGEAAAMCLMLAARIVHSENLISNQVAEKAAETYEDPRVVGMPQLEGSNVLSNTRTATGGFSMGQVVQEAEPVFSGAHEGLCLCSSRLLLPVWELPVFVSKGDVGPSDASFENGVVGCRLSVGAMQILENKVRSLEKFLKSRRNQRRGLYGCVAGLGDLTGSILYGAGSDSGTGDRSMVRNLFGTYPQSVEANGGGATNKRQRLPYSPAELAAMEVRAMECIRQLLLRSGEALFLLQLLSQHHITRVVQGLDASIRQSLVQLTFHQLVCSEEGDRLATMLIAVLMEYYTGPDGRGTVDDISGKLREGCPSYFKESDYKFFLAVECLERAAATPDPVEKENIAREAFNFLSKVPESADLRTVCKRFEDLRFYEAVVRLPLQKAQALDPAGDAFNEQLDAATREYALAQREQCYEIITSALHSLKGEASQKEFGSPVRPASTRPALDQASRKKYVCQIVQLAVQSPDRVFHEYLYWTMIDLGLENELLEYGGPDLVPFLQRAGREPLQKVHAVSAITPASSPIGHSGAPIASNQAKCFDLLARYYVLKRQHILAAHVLLRLAERRSTDAGDAPSLEQRRQYLSNAVLQAKNASDSGVVVGSTRGAMDTGLLDLLEGKLAVLRFQIKIKDELEAIASRLQSSSDMSEAVQNGSAHDSNAEAEQAKIAREKAKELSLDLKSITQLYNEYAVPFELWEICLEMLYFANYSGDADSSIVRETWARLIDQALSRGGVVEACSVLKRVGSYMYPGDGALLPLDTLCLHLEKAALERLESGVETVGDEDIARALLAACKGAIEPVLNTYDQLLSNGAILPSPNLRLRLLRSVLVVIREWAMSVFAQRMGTSAAGASLILGGSFSVEQTAVINQGIRDKITSAANRYMTEVRRLPLPQGRTEAVYQGFRELEESLISPFSFDRF is encoded by the exons TGGCCACCTTTAATTGAGGTGGAGGATACTCAGGAGTTGCCTCCCGTACTCGTTGAAAGATATAATGCAGCTGGCGGAGAAGCGACTGCTTTGTGTGGAATATTTCCTGAGGTACGGAGGGCTTGGGCATCGGTGGATAATTCTTTGTTTCTATGGCGTTTCGATAAGTG GGATGGTCAATGTCCTGAATACAGCGAGGAACAAGCCATCTGTGCTGTCGGCCTTGCCAAATCTAAGCCTGGTGTTTTTGTTGAAGCTATCCAGTATCTTTTGGTTTTATCTACACCAGTGGAG TTGGTTCTTGTAGGAGTATGCTGTTCCGGGTCAGGCGATGGTGCGGATCCATATGCTGAGGTTTCCTTACAGCCTTTGCCAGAGTATACAGTACCATCTGATGGAGTTACCATGACCTGTATTGTGTGTACTGATAGGGGACGCATCTTCCTTTCTGGGCGCGATGGACACATTTATGAGTTGCATTACACTACTGGTTCGGGATGGCACAAGCGATGTCGTAAAGTTTGCCTGACAGCTGGATTGGGTAGTGTTATTTCAag GTGGGTTGTACCAAATGTGTTCAAGTTTGGAGCTGTTGATCCTATTGTTGAAATGGTTGTTGACAATGAAAGACAGATTTTGTATGCACGAACAGAAGAGATGAAACTTCAGGTTTATCTTCTGGAATCAAATGGAGATGGTCCGCTGAAGAAAGTGGCAGAAGAAAGAAATTTGTTCAGTCAAAGAGATGCACATTATGGAGGCAGACCATCAGCAGGACCAAGAGTCCCAAGTAGATCAGCAAAGCCATCTATAGCTTGCATCTCTCCTTTATCCACACTGGAATCCAAGTGGTTGCACCTTGTTGCTGTTTTATCAGATGGCAGAAGGATGTACATTTCTACTTCCCCATCTAGTGGCAATAATGGAGCTGTTGGAGGTTTGGGTGGATTCGGTACCAACCATCAGAAGCCGAACTGTTTAAAAGTTGTAACAACTAGACCTTCTCCTCCTTTAGGGGTCAGTGGTGGACTTGCCTTTGGGGCCATTTCTCTTGCCAATAGAACTCCAAATGAGGATCTCACACTAAAAGTTGAAACAGCATCCTACTCTGCTGGAACTCTTGTCCTCTCTGATTCATCACCACCAACCACGTCTTCTCTTGTCATCGTGAGCAAGGATTCAAGCTCACAGACATCTGTTTCGGGTAGCTTAGGTACAAGTTCAAGGGGTTCACGGGCTTTACGGGAAACCGTATCTTCGGTACCTGTTGAAGGACGAATGCTTTTTGTTGCAGATGTTTTACCTTTACCAGATACAGCTGCCATGTTGCAGTCACTATATTCAGAACTTGATTGTTTTGGATTCCAAAGCGCATGTGAGCCCTGTGAAAAAGCATCTATAAAACTTTGGGCAAGAGGTGATCTTGCAATGCAACATGTACTTCCAAGGCGAAGAGTCATCATTTTCAGCACCATGGGAATGATTGAAGTGGTTTTCAACAGGCCCGTAGACATTCTGCGAAGGTTGTTTGAGTCCAACTCCCCTAGATCAATCTTGGAGGATTTCTTTAATCGTTTTGGATCTGGTGAGGCAGCTGCAATGTGTTTAATGCTAGCTGCAAGGATAGTGCATTCTGAAAATCTTATAAGCAATCAAGTTGCTGAGAAGGCAGCTGAAACATATGAGGATCCAAGAGTTGTTGGAATGCCACAACTTGAAGGCAGCAATGTACTGTCAAACACTAGAACAGCAACAGGAGGTTTTAGCATGGGACAGGTTGTTCAGGAGGCTGAGCCTGTGTTTTCGGGTGCTCATGAAGGGCTCTGCTTGTGCTCTTCAAGGTTGCTTTTACCTGTCTGGGAACTCCCTGTGTTCGTCTCAAAAGGTGATGTAGGTCCATCTGATgcttcatttgaaaatggagtGGTTGGATGTAGACTCTCAGTTGGGGCTATGCAAATCCTAGAAAACAAGGTTCGTTCTTTAGAGAAGTTCCTTAAGTCCAGAAGGAACCAGAGAAGGGGGCTTTATGGTTGTGTAGCAGGTTTGGGAGACTTGACTGGTTCTATATTGTATGGAGCTGGTTCAGATTCAGGTACTGGTGACAGAAGTATGGTGAGAAACTTATTTGGCACATATCCACAAAGTGTAGAGGCAAATGGTGGTGGGGCAACTAATAAACGTCAGCGACTACCATACAGTCCTGCAGAATTGGCTGCCATGGAG GTCAGGGCAATGGAGTGCATCAGGCAATTGCTTCTTAGATCTGGGGAAGCTCTGTTTCTGCTACAGCTCCTTTCTCAACATCATATAACACGTGTGGTTCAGGGGCTTGATGCTAGTATACGACAGAGTCTGGTTCAATTGACATTCCATCAACTGGTTTGTTCTGAGGAGGGTGATCGCCTTGCTACAATGCTGATTGCTGTCTTAATGGAG TACTATACTGGCCCTGATGGCAGGGGAACAGTAGATGATATTAGTGGGAAATTACGGGAGGGTTGTCCAAGCTACTTCAAGGAGTCTGATTACAAGTTTTTCTTAGCTGTTGAATGTCTCGAAAGAGCTGCCGCAACTCCAGATCCTGTAGAGAAGGAGAATATTGCTAGAGAAGCCTTCAATTTCTTGAGCAAAGTTCCGGAGTCTGCAGATTTAAGAACTGTTTGCAAACGGTTTGAGGATTTAAG GTTTTATGAAGCTGTGGTTCGCTTACCTCTGCAAAAAGCACAGGCTCTTGACCCTGCAGGTGATGCTTTCAATGAGCAACTTGATGCAGCTACTAGAGAATATGCACTTGCTCAGCGTGAACAATGCTATGAGATAATTACCAGTGCTTTGCATTCTCTGAAAGGTGAGGCCTCACAAAAGGAATTTGGATCGCCAGTCAGACCTGCTTCAACTCGACCTGCACTTGATCAGGCTTCTCGGAAGAAATACGTATGCCAGATTGTTCAGCTTGCTGTCCAATCTCCTGACAGAGTATTTCATGAGTACCTATACTGGACTATGATTGATTTGGGCCTGGAAAATGAGCTGCTGGAGTATGGAGGTCCAGATTTAGTACCATTTTTGCAAAGAGCTGGTCGGGAACCTTTACAAAAG GTTCATGCTGTTTCTGCCATAACACCTGCATCTTCTCCAATTGGTCATTCAGGAGCACCAATTGCTTCTAATCAAGCAAAATGTTTTGATCTGTTGGCACGGTATTATGTCCTGAAGAGGCAACACATACTTGCTGCTCACGTGTTGTTAAGGCTGGCTGAAAGACGCTCAACTGATGCTGGAGATGCTCCTAGTCTTGAACAAAG GCGCCAATACCTAAGTAATGCGGTTCTGCAGGCCAAGAATGCTAGTGACAGTGGTGTTGTGGTAGGTTCTACAAGGGGTGCTATGGACACTGGATTGCTTGATTTGCTTGAGGGGAAGCTTGCGGTTCTTcggtttcaaataaaaataaaagatgaactGGAGGCTATAGCGTCCAGGCTACAATCTTCATCTGACATGTCTGAGGCTGTCCAAAATGGATCAGCTCATGATAGCAATGCTGAAGCAGAGCAGGCAAAAATTGCAAGGGAAAAGGCAAAAGAGTTATCATTGGATTTAAAGAGCATAACTCAGCTCTATAATGAATATGCAGTTCCTTTTGAACTTTGGGAG atATGTCTGGAGATGCTATACTTTGCAAATTATTCTGGTGACGCTGATAGTAGCATTGTAAGAGAAACCTGGGCTAGACTAATTGATCAAGCTCTTTCAAGGGGTGGTGTTGTGGAAGCTTGTTCGGTTCTGAAGAGGGTTGGTTCCTACATGTATCCTGGAGATGGAGCTCTTCTACCTTTAGACACCTTATGTCTTCACCTTGAGAAGGCTGCACTG GAGAGACTGGAATCAGGGGTGGAAACTGTTGGAGATGAAGACATAGCAAGAGCTCTTCTTGCTGCTTGCAAGGGTGCGATTGAACCTGTGTTGAACACTTATGATCAGTTATTATCAAATGGAGCTATTTTGCCATCTCCCAACCTTAGGCTACGCCTTCTGCGATCAGTGCTTGTGGTAATCCGTGAATGGGCAATGTCTGTTTTTGCACAGAGGATGGGTACAAGTGCAGCTGGCGCTTCATTAATATTAGGCGGATCATTCTCAGTGGAACAAACTGCAGTCATCAATCAAGGGATTCGCGATAAGATCACAAGTGCAGCAAACAG GTACATGACAGAGGTGAGGAGGTTGCCCCTTCCCCAGGGCAGGACCGAAGCTGTTTACCAAGGATTTCGAGAACTTGAAGAGTCCCTGATaagtcctttttcttttgacagATTTTGA